Proteins found in one Triticum aestivum cultivar Chinese Spring chromosome 4D, IWGSC CS RefSeq v2.1, whole genome shotgun sequence genomic segment:
- the LOC123096384 gene encoding uncharacterized protein translates to MGGGAPLHHAQRQEPGCRGRTNQARRALPGLVALPSAWSRPRSGLPFLAPPFSVAGPVWSHRAIPTLVLQSTIATCSISRTGPQQPQYQGSICRRRKPASAPAVRLGKHPRSPTPTSTHNRGCCSSGGYARGVFQLWRGGALPSGVQATPDVLQMQEDGPSDIALPRPVDGGELMLFGYALDDLGFLQMDLSEPAATPSLTALVSVLGGKTASPAIIMDELRHLFRPDWDWEVTPISDHDFTAVYPDLVSLRYHTHSAELTLALNKNTVNISVPEVDTLAVATLSTVWIQIRGLPPIAKECVIHNMSRLLGKIVEVDGPSLVRVPAVRAKVKTPDPAKLHTTIGMFFNDIGYDLHISVEGENRAAPLGSDGGKDPDGDKGRGDGGGGGAGHCHSPITEVAATPRAWRMMTRSRRG, encoded by the coding sequence ATGGGAGGCGGAGCTCCGCTCCACCATGCTCAAAGGCAAGAGCCCGGCTGCCGAGGCCGAACCAACCAGGCGCGACGAGCACTCCCAGGATTGGTCGCCCTACCATCAGCGTGGTCGCGGCCGCGATCGGGATTGCCGTTCCTCGCCCCGCCTTTCTCGGTCGCCGGCCCGGTCTGGTCGCACCGAGCAATCCCCACCTTGGTGTTACAATCCACCATAGCGACATGCTCAATTTCCCGCACCGGCCCCCAACAACCGCAATACCAGGGAAGCATTTGCAGAAGAAGAAAGCCGGCCAGCGCCCCGGCGGTGCGGCTGGGCAAGCATCCTCGGTCACCaacccccaccagcacccacaaccGTGGCTGCTGCTCCTCCGGGGGCTACGCCCGTGGTGTGTTTCAACTGTGGCGAGGAGGGGCATTGCCAAGTGGAGTGCAAGCAACCCCCGACGTGCTTCAAATGCAAGAGGATGGACCATCCGACATTGCTTTGCCCAGACCAGTCGACGGAGGGGAGCTCATGCTCTTTGGCTATGCCCTGGATGATTTGGGCTTCCTCCAGATGGACTTGTCGGAGCCGGCGGCTACACCCTCCCTGACCGCCCTCGTCTCGGTCTTGGGGGGTAAGACGGCCTCTCCGGCGATCATCATGGACGAGCTTCGACACCTCTTCCGTCCGGATTGGGATTGGGAGGTGACTCCGATCTCCGATCACGATTTCACGGCAGTGTACCCGGACCTGGTTAGCCTCCGCTACCACACTCACAGTGCGGAGCTCACCTTGGCGCTCAACAAGAATACTGTCAATATCTCGGTGCCCGAGGTCGATACCTTGGCGGTTGCGACCCTCTCGACGGTGTGGATCCAAATCCGCGGGCTCCCTCCGATTGCCAAGGAGTGTGTCATTCATAACATGTCGAGACTCCTTGGCAAGATTGTCGAGGTGGATGGTCCCTCCCTCGTCCGGGTGCCGGCGGTGCGCGCCAAGGTCAAGACCCCGGACCCTGCAAAGCTACATACTACGATAGGGATGTTCTTCAACGACATCGGCTACGACCTTCACATCTCGGTCGAGGGGGAGAACCGTGCTGCCCCTCTTGGCTCGGATGGTGGTAAAGACCCGGACGGAGATAAGGGGCGTGGGGATGGTGGTGGGGGTGGTGCCGGCCATTGCCACTCCCCCATCACCGAAGTCGCAGCCACTCCCCGAGCTtggaggatgatgacgaggagtcGCCGAGGATAG